Part of the Aurantiacibacter aquimixticola genome, TTCATCTCGAATCCACCGCGTGAAGGATCGGGCAATTCGTCGAGCATCAGCAGACGTAGATTCTTCTTCGTGGCGAAGGTTTCACGCGCCTCGACGTCGGCTCCCGGCGCGATGACGACCTCGGTGAAGATTTGCGTGATCGCCTTGGCGGTCGCTCCGTCGAGCGGGACATTGCTGGCGACGATGCCGCCGAACGCCGAGACGCTATCGCAGGCCAGCGCTTTTTCCCACGCTTCGAGCAGACTGTCCGCCACGGCGACGCCGCACGGATTGGCGTGCTTCACGATCACGACGGCGGGTCGGTCGGCGGGGAATTCCGCCACCAGGCCCAGTGCCGCATCGGCATCGTTGAGATTGTTGTAGCTGAGCGCCTTACCCTGCACCTGCTCGGCCTGAGGTATGCCTTTCGCATTTACGCTCTGCGGCACGTAGATCGCGGCGGACTGGTGCGGGTTCTCACCGTAACGCAGCTCGTCCTTCTTGGTAAAGGCAAGCGGCATCGTGTCCGCGAAAGGCGTTGCTTTCAGCGCTTCGGGGCCGAGCGGATTGGTGAACGCATCGCCGAAGGCTAACCAGTTCGCAATGGCGGCATCGTAGCTCGCCGTTTTGGCAAAGGCTTTCACTGCCATGCGCGTGCGGAAGGCGAGCGTGGTCGCGCCGTCATGATCGGCAAGCTCTTCCATCAACTCGCCATAATCGGCCGGGTCGGTGACAATAGTGACGTAGTGATGGTTCTTGCTGGCCGAGCGGACCATCGCCGGGCCGCCGATATCGATATTTTCGATGATATCGTCGCGGCTCGCTCCGCGCGCGACGGTTTCCTCGAATGGATAGAGATTGACCACCAGCAGATCGATCGAGCCGATATCGTGCGCTTCCATCGCGGCGGCGTGATCGGGATCGTCCCGCACGGCGAGGAGACCGCCATGCACCATCGGGTGGAGCGTTTTGACCCGCCCATCCATCATCTCGGGAAACTGCGTCACATCAGAAACGTCGCGCACGTCCAGCCCGGCATCGCGCAGAGTTCGCGCCGTGCCGCCGGTCGAGATCAGCTCCACGCCTGCCTTCGCCAGCCGACCCGCCAGTTCGACAACGCCGCTCTTGTCGGACACCGAAAGGAGGGCCCGCCGGATCGCAATATCGCTCATTTCGTGAATTCTATCCCATGCGTTTGAGCAGCCAGGCGAAGTTTCCGCCGCCGCGCGAGGCGAGTCCCTGGATTACCAGCTGCTGTATCGGATGCGGGCGGCCATGGCCATCGACCCACATGCTCTCCTCGATCTCGAGCGCTTCCGCCCCGGTCGCGAATTGCCACAGGCTCCCATCGGGCAGAAGCAGGCTCGCCCCGCGCCCGCCGTCGGCAAGGGTCGCCTCGACATGCCTGCCGATATGGAAGCGGATGGCGAAAGGCACCTTGCCGCGCTTGCCCTTGCGACCGGAGGGCAGGAGCACGTCTTCACCACGCAATTCCGCACCGTCATCGCGCAATAGCAGGACGCGCTTGTGCAGCAGGCCAAAGCGCTGGGCGTAACCGTCATGCGAGGTTTCGATCCGCCGCGCGCCGCCACTTTCCAGCGTCACGGGGCGCATATCGATCTCGACTTCGCCCACGCCGCCGCCAAGCTTTCCGTCGAGCAGAACGGCGGTGGAATTGGCGTCGCCCAACACTAGGGTCGAATGCGCGGCGGTGGCGCGCAGGCCCTGCTCGATGCGGATCGGCACCTGCCCTCCGGCAAGCGCCGATCCGCCGCAATTCACGATCAAGCGATGATCGCCGTAGCTGAATTCGAAGGCCAGCGTGGAGGCGCAACCATTGCGGGCGTGACGGGCGAGAGGCGGCGGAGACGCGTCGATCTGGAGAATGGCCGGCCCCGCCGCCACGCTCTGATAGCCCCAGCCGCGTGGCTCTCGCAAAGGTCGGGCGCGCACACCGGTCGCCTCGACCAGAGCGGCGATGGAATCGCCAGGAAAAGCGGCGCCGCCCTGCCAGTTTCCAAGTCCACCATCGCTGTGTCGCAGGGCGAGCAGCGGGGGGACGAGAAGGGACAGCACGGTGCCGATCGCGTCCGGCAAGGTGCGCTTCGCGGCCCGATAACAGGCACCCAGATCCACCAGCATCGCGATCGCCTGGATTTGCGCCACCGGGCTTCGCGAGAGCACCCCACCATCGTCACCGACCAGTTCGCCCAGCGCTTTCACCAGACCGGCTTCGCCATAGAGGCGGCGCGGCTTGCCGTCGGGCAGCAATAGGCCTGCCGCGATAATCGCACACCAGGCCGCGGTCTCGCCTAGCCTGTCAGTCGTGCGGGATGCATTGCGATCGAGCCAGCGGGCGGTCTCTCCAGCCGCATCGAGCACACGCTGGCGCAGCCCCCTGCTCTCGTCCGACAGGATGAGCGGCGCGTGGACGAGCCAGCCGAGCAGACGCAGTCCAGCGTTCTCGACCTTCCATGCCGGCCCTTTGCCGGGATGCGGATTGGCATCGAGCCAGCTTTCGAGAACCCGTTCCGCCACGGAAGTGCATTGGGCGCGCGGGGCACAGGAATCGAGATCGCGCAGCCAGGTAAAACCGTGCAGGCAGCGCTCGATGGGCGGAGTGAGCTTTGCGGTCGGGCCGAAATCGACCTGCGCGATCGGCGTTTTGACGCCGTGAACGTAGAAATGCCCGGCCCTCAACGCCGTTCCTGCCGCCGGATCGCCCGATAACGGGCTTTCCACGGTCGCCAGCAGACGTGGGCGGGCGGGCT contains:
- the purH gene encoding bifunctional phosphoribosylaminoimidazolecarboxamide formyltransferase/IMP cyclohydrolase, producing MSDIAIRRALLSVSDKSGVVELAGRLAKAGVELISTGGTARTLRDAGLDVRDVSDVTQFPEMMDGRVKTLHPMVHGGLLAVRDDPDHAAAMEAHDIGSIDLLVVNLYPFEETVARGASRDDIIENIDIGGPAMVRSASKNHHYVTIVTDPADYGELMEELADHDGATTLAFRTRMAVKAFAKTASYDAAIANWLAFGDAFTNPLGPEALKATPFADTMPLAFTKKDELRYGENPHQSAAIYVPQSVNAKGIPQAEQVQGKALSYNNLNDADAALGLVAEFPADRPAVVIVKHANPCGVAVADSLLEAWEKALACDSVSAFGGIVASNVPLDGATAKAITQIFTEVVIAPGADVEARETFATKKNLRLLMLDELPDPSRGGFEMKTIAGGMLLQSRDAGRVAAEDLKVVTKRQPTEHEVADALFAWKVAKHVKSNAIVYAKDGVTAGIGAGQMNRRDSSRIAAVRAREAAEAAGWEEPMTVGSAVASDAFFPFADGLLSAVEAGATMVIQPGGSMRDEEVIAAADKAGIAMVFTGMRHFQH
- a CDS encoding heparinase II/III family protein; this translates as MNADTLGLTRQMRETAEPVRGDHAPEELKQGELAIPLSDAGEPLVEDTVQRDEMPDTIAADRSLVVTDFDPPALSPGEQMMRLAYRLGVPGHTLVAPFRKPARPRLLATVESPLSGDPAAGTALRAGHFYVHGVKTPIAQVDFGPTAKLTPPIERCLHGFTWLRDLDSCAPRAQCTSVAERVLESWLDANPHPGKGPAWKVENAGLRLLGWLVHAPLILSDESRGLRQRVLDAAGETARWLDRNASRTTDRLGETAAWCAIIAAGLLLPDGKPRRLYGEAGLVKALGELVGDDGGVLSRSPVAQIQAIAMLVDLGACYRAAKRTLPDAIGTVLSLLVPPLLALRHSDGGLGNWQGGAAFPGDSIAALVEATGVRARPLREPRGWGYQSVAAGPAILQIDASPPPLARHARNGCASTLAFEFSYGDHRLIVNCGGSALAGGQVPIRIEQGLRATAAHSTLVLGDANSTAVLLDGKLGGGVGEVEIDMRPVTLESGGARRIETSHDGYAQRFGLLHKRVLLLRDDGAELRGEDVLLPSGRKGKRGKVPFAIRFHIGRHVEATLADGGRGASLLLPDGSLWQFATGAEALEIEESMWVDGHGRPHPIQQLVIQGLASRGGGNFAWLLKRMG